Proteins from one Gossypium raimondii isolate GPD5lz chromosome 8, ASM2569854v1, whole genome shotgun sequence genomic window:
- the LOC105792319 gene encoding protein NPGR2, with amino-acid sequence MRSSIRIKKPRRGGVFRDLGQTMKCLCAGEKLIKVEQMIPPSESLAVEDRSLCGHSSKFSNGENKPDTRNIEEAELSLRESSSLNYEEARALLGRIEYQKGNIEAALHVFEGIDIAAIIPKMKLSLTRKVERRKRQSHDYAPPPMPVHTISLLLEAIFLKAQSLQHLQRFREAAQTCKVILDVIESSLPDGLPENFGANCKLQETLNKAVELLPELWKLSDAPFEAILSYRWALLHTWNLDAETTARIQKHFAVFLLYCGDEACPPNLRSQMGSSFVPRNNIEEAILLLMILLRKVALKRIEWDPSILDHLSFALSVCGDLKALAKQIEELLPGVINRKERYRILSLCYHGAGEDSVALILLRKLLNSNEDPCCVPALMMASRICGEKPILAEEGISFAHRALESLEDECNELEGTSNFLLGVACSMHSKSVLSDFERVAIQSKALQALESAQKITNMKDPSILYHLSLENAEQRKLEAALYFAKSLLKLEGGSNIKGWLLLARILSAQKCFLDGEIVLDAALDQIGKWDQGELLRTKAKLQIARGQLKSAVETYSQLFALLQVQCKSFALGKKLHKDHRYSLTSFEQEIWHDLAYLYISLSQWRDAEICLSKSKAISSYNAVRFHATGVLYERKGLLKEAMEAFCTALDIDPDHVPSMISAAAVLRRVGGQCNAVIKSLLMNALRVDQMNGLAWYNLGLLHKSEEVGSSMEEAAECFEIAAILEESAPIEPFR; translated from the exons ATGAGGAGCAGCATAAGGATTAAAAAGCCGAGACGAGGCGGAGTTTTTCGGGACTTGGGGCAGACAATGAAGTGTTTATGCGCCGGagagaaattaatcaaagtAGAACAGATGATACCTCCATCAGAATCCCTTGCCGTAGAAGATCGTTCACTGTGTGGTCATTCTTCTAAATTCAGTAATGGTGAGAACAAGCCAGATACCAGGAACATAGAAGAAGCTGAATTGTCGCTGCGTGAGAGTAGTTCACTGAATTATGAG GAAGCTAGAGCATTGCTAGGAAGAATCGAATATCAGAAAGGAAATATCGAAGCTGCACTACATGTGTTTGAAGGAATAGATATCGCCGCAATAATTCCCAAAATGAAACTCAGCCTTACTCGAAAAGTTGAAAGGCGTAAGAGACAATCTCATGATTATGCTCCTCCACCAATGCCTGTTCATACCATTAGTTTACTGCTTGAAGCAATCTTTCTCAAAGCACAATCATTGCAACATCTCCAAAGGTTTCGAG AAGCTGCTCAAACCTGTAAAGTTATTCTGGACGTAATAGAATCTTCGTTACCGGATGGCTTGCCGGAAAACTTTGGTGCCAACTGTAAATTGCAGGAGACTCTAAACAAGGCAGTCGAGTTGCTTCCGGAGTTATGGAAATTAAGTGATGCTCCATTTGAAGCAATCTTGTCTTACCGGTGGGCGCTTCTTCATACATGGAATCTTGACGCGGAAACTACTGCAAGGATTCAAAAACATTTTGCCGTTTTTCTCCTGTATTGCGGAGATGAAGCTTGTCCCCCAAACCTCCGCTCGCAAATGGGCAGTTCATTTGTCCCGAGGAATAACATAGAGGAGGCTATACTGCTCTTAATGATTCTATTAAGAAAAGTTGCTCTAAAAAGAATCGAATGGGATCCATCAATTTTGGATCATCTATCTTTTGCTCTCTCCGTATGTGGTGATTTAAAGGCTTTGGCTAAGCAAATAGAAGAACTGCTTCCGGGGGTAATTAATCGCAAAGAAAGATACCGTATTCTATCTCTCTGTTACCACGGAGCAGGTGAAGATTCGGTTGCTTTGATTCTACTCCGAAAATTGTTGAACAGTAACGAGGATCCATGTTGTGTTCCAGCATTGATGATGGCATCAAGAATTTGCGGGGAAAAACCGATTCTTGCGGAAGAAGGGATTAGTTTTGCTCATAGAGCCCTTGAAAGCCTGGAGGATGAGTGCAATGAATTGGAAGGTACCAGTAACTTTTTATTGGGTGTGGCTTGTTCAATGCATTCGAAGTCCGTCTTATCCGATTTTGAGAGGGTTGCAATACAGTCCAAGGCCCTCCAGGCTTTGGAAAGTGCTCAGAAAATCACAAACATGAAAGATCCCAGTATTCTTTATCATCTTAGCCTGGAAAATGCCGAGCAGAGAAAGCTGGAAGCTGCACTTTATTTTGCAAAGTCTTTGTTAAAACTAGAAGGTGGTTCTAACATTAAGGGATGGCTGTTATTGGCTCGTATATTGTCAGCTCAAAAATGTTTCTTGGATGGTGAAATTGTTCTTGATGCTGCCTTGGATCAAATCGGGAAATGGGATCAAGGAGAATTGTTGCGCACCAAAGCTAAGCTTCAAATTGCACGGGGACAACTCAAGAGTGCCGTTGAGACGTATAGTCAGCTTTTTGCCCTTCTTCAAGTACAGTGTAAAAGCTTTGCTTTGGGGAAGAAGCTTCATAAG GATCATAGATACTCTTTGACAAGTTTCGAACAAGAAATATGGCATGATCTAGCATATCTCTACATAAGCTTGTCACAATGGAGAGATGCCGAGATTTGTCTTTCGAAATCAAAAGCTATAAGTTCTTACAACGCTGTTCGATTTCATGCCACTG GTGTACTGTATGAGAGAAAAGGCTTGCTAAAAGAAGCTATGGAGGCGTTTTGTACTGCGCTGGATATTGATCCAGATCATGTCCCGAGCATGATATCTGCTGCTGCTGTGCTCAGACGAGTTGGTGGCCAATGCAATGCGGTCATAAAAAGCTTGCTGATGAACGCTCTTCGGGTCGATCAAATGAATGGGTTGGCATGGTATAATCTTGGTTTGCTTCATAAATCTGAAGAAGTTGGTTCATCAATGGAAGAAGCGGCTGAATGTTTTGAGATTGCTGCCATTCTTGAAGAGTCAGCACCTATTGAGCCATTCAGATAA